The DNA region GCGATGACGCTGATCGTGCTGCCGTTGCTGCCCGATACGCCGATCGGGCCGGCCGGCAGCGTCAATGCGCGCGACGTCTGGCTGATCGCCATCGTGCTCGCGGGCGTCTCCTTCGTCGGCTACGGCGCGGTGAAGATGTTTGGCGCCGAGCGCGGCGTTTTGCTGGCGGCGCTGGCCGGTGGTCTCGTGTCGTCGACCGCGGTGACCATGACCAGCGCGCGGCGTGCCGCCGCGGGCGAGGGCAGCGCCGAACTGCTCACGGCGGGAGTCGCCATCGCCAGCGCCGTCTCGTTTTTGCGGGTGTTGGCGATCGCGGCGGCGATCAAGCCGGACCTTGTCGCGCTGCTCGCGGCGCCGCTCGTCGCCGCGACTGTCGCGGCCTGCGTCTATGCCGCCATCACCGCCACATGGAGAGTCAAGGAGGGCGATGGCCGGGCGCAGCGTCCGGCAGAGTTCAAGAATCCGTTCAGCTTCTGGCCGGTGGTCGGCTTCGCGCTTTTTCTCGGTGCGGTCATCGTGCTTGGGCGCGTGGTCGGTGAGAGATACGGCGCGCAGGGCGCTTTGTTGGGCGCGCTCGCGGTCGGCCTTGCCGATGTCGATTCCATCACCGTCTCGCTGTCGCGGCTCGTGCCGCAACCGTTGAGCGCACTCGACGCGACGCAGGCGATCCTGGCCGCCGTGGCCAGCAACATGATGGCCAAGCTTGTCGCCGGCGCCGCCATCGGCCGTCACCGCTTCGCGGTCGAACTCACCATCGTGACCGCGCTCTGCTACGCGGCGGCCCTGGTCGGGCTCTGGGGTGCCGCCCTTATGACCGGCCGTTGACATTTTCGTTGCAACGCCGCAAGCCTGACGAAGTCCGGTCGAGGGGTGAAAATTCGGCATGTTCAAGCGCATTCTGATCGCCAATCGCGGCGAAATCGCCTGCCGGATCATCAAAACCGCCCGCAAGATGGGAATCGAGACGGTCGCGGTCTATTCCGACGCCGACAAGGATGCCCTGCACGTCGAGATGGCGGATGCCGCCGTCCACATCGGCCCGCCGCCCGCGGCGGAAAGCTACCTGATCATCGACAAGATCATCGCCGCCTGTAAGGCGACCGGCGCCGAGGCGGTCCATCCCGGCTACGGCTTCCTGTCCGAGCGCGAGGCGTTTCCGACCGCGCTCGCCGCCAACGGCATCGTCTTCATCGGTCCGAACCCCAAGGCCATCGCGGCCATGGGCGATAAGATCGAGTCCAAGAAGGCGGCGGCCGCGGCGAAAGTCTCCACGGTGCCGGGCCACCTCGGCGTCATCGAAGACGACAACGAGGCGATCGCGATCGCCGAACAGATCGGCTACCCGGTGATGATCAAGGCCTCCGCCGGCGGCGGCGGCAAGGGCATGCGCATCGCCCACAGCAAGGCGGAAGTGGCGGAAGGTTTCGCGCGCGCCCGCTCGGAGGCGAAGTCGTCCTTCGGCGACGACCGCGTGTTCATCGAGAAATTCATCGTCGACCCGCGCCACATCGAAATCCAGGTGCTCGGCGACAAGCACGGCAACGTCATCTATCTCGGCGAGCGCGAATGCTCGATCCAGCGCCGCAACCAGAAGGTCATCGAGGAGGCGCCGTCGCCGCTGCTCGATGAAGCGACGCGCAAGAAGATGGGCGAGCAGGCTGTCTCTCTGGCGAAGGCCGTCGGCTACGACAGCGCCGGCACCGTCGAATTCGTCGCCGGTCAGGACAAGAGCTTCTTCTTCCTCGAGATGAACACGCGCCTGCAGGTCGAGCATCCGGTAACCGAACTCGTCACCGGCATCGATCTCGTCGAGCAGATGATCCGCGTCGCCGCCGGCGAGAAGCTGTCGATCACGCAGAGCGACGTGAAGCTCAGCGGCTGGGCGGTCGAGAGCCGCGTTTATGCGGAAGACCCGTACCGCAACTTCCTGCCGTCGACGGGACGCCTGACGCGCTACCGGCCGCCGGCCGAGCGCGTCGAGGCCGGCGTCACCGTGCGCAACGACACCGGCGTCTACGAAGGCGGCGAGATCTCGCTCTACTACGATCCGATGATCGCCAAGCTCGTCACCCATGCGCCGACGCGTCTCGCCGCCATCGAAGCGCAGGCCGACGCGCTCGATGCTTTCGTCATCGACGGCATCCGTCACAACATTCCGTTCCTGTCGGCGTTGATGGCGCATCCGCGCTGGCAATCGGGCAAGCTCTCGACCGGCTTCATCGCCGAGGAATTCCCGCAAGGCTTCCATCCGCATCCGCCGGAAGGCGAGCGTGCCGACGTGATCGCCGCCGTCGCGGCCGCGGTCGATCATGTGCTGGGCGAACGCAAGCGCCAGATCTCCGGCCAGATCGCCGGCAAGGCCGTCACGCGCGAGAGTCAGCGCGCGGTATGGCTCGGCGAGCACGAAGTGCGTCTCGAAGTGAAGCGCGAGAACGGCACCATCGCCGTGCAGCTAGGCGGGCAGGGCGCGTGGCGGCATCTCGCATCGGATTGGAAGCCGGGCGATCCGATCTGGAACGGTGCCATCGACGGCAAAGCGGTCGCGGTGCAGGTGCGGCCGATCCCGAACGGTTTCGTGCTGGCTTATCGCGGTGTCGAGACGAAGGCTTACGTCTATACCGAACGCGAGGCGGCTTACGCGCGGCTGATGCCGGTGAAGCAGGCCGCCGACACCGGCAAGCTCGTGCTGTGCCCGATGCCGGGCCTCGTTGTCTCCATCGCGGTCAAGGAAGGCCAGGAAGTCAAAGCCGGCGAGACCGTCGCGGTGGTCGAGGCTATGAAGATGGAGAACGTGCTGCGCGCCGAGATCGACGGCACGGTCAAGAAGATCAACGCCAAGCCCGGCGACAGCCTGGCGGTGGACGCGGTCATTCTGGAGTTTGCCTGATTTAGGAACCCCTTACGCCGCAAGACGTTCGCTCCGTAAGTAAAGAGACTTACGGAGAGGTTCCATGTCGGTACAGGAACTGCCCGCCCAGGAGCAGCAGCGCCAGCCGGGCCGCGAAGACAAGATGTGGCCCGAGCCGGAGTATACGCCGAAGTATTCCGGCGTCGGCAAGCTGACGGGTAAGGTCGCGCTGATCACGGGTGGCGACAGCGGCATCGGCCGCGCCGTCGCGGTGGCCATGGCGCGCGAGGGCGCGAAGATCGCGATCGTCTATCTCGACGAGCACAAAGACGCCAACAAGACGCAGGCCGCCGTGCGGCAGGAAGGCAGCGACGCGTTATTGCTGCCGGGCGATGTCGGCGACGAGATATTCTGCGAGGCCGCGGTCGACGCAACGATCGAGCAGTTCGGGCGGCTCGATATCCTCGTCAACAACGCCGCCGAACAACACGAGACCGAGGACGTGCGCGAGATCGATGCCGACCAAGTCGAGCGCACCTTCCGCACCAACGTGTTCAGCTTTTTCTACATGACGAAACACGCATTGCGGCACATGCCTAAAGGCGGTGTGATCCTCAACACGACGTCGATCACCGCTTACCAGGGCCATAAGACGCTCATCGATTATGCGGCGACCAAGGGCGCCATCGTGTCGCTGACGCGCTCGTTGTCGGAAGCGTTGAGCGAGAAGGGCATTCGCGTCAATGCCGTGGCCCCGGGTCCGATCTGGACGCCGCTCATCCCGGCATCGTTCGATCCCGAGCATGTCGCCAAGCACGGCACCAGCGTGCCGATGCAGCGCGCCGGCCAACCGAACGAGGTGGCGCCTTGCTACGTCTTCCTGGCGAGCGACGACGCTTCATACATCAGCGGGCAGGTCCTGCATCCGAACGGCGGCAACGTCGTCGGGTCTTAACAACGGGACGGCCTAAGGTTGTTTTGGTGTCCGACAAGAGGAGGGCGAACGATGTCTCCGCGACGGAAGCGACCCACAGCGCGCGATCCCGAAACGAATACGCCCCCGCGCCAAAGACGCGGCGACGATCGGCGCCAGGCACCGGAGGAAACGCTGTCGTTGGATGCAGCCGGCGACGAGGACGACAGACGCACGAGCGAATACGAGCGGGAACTGGACCGGCTGGACGCTGCGACGAGCACGCGTCACTAGCTGTCGAGGCGCGCCGCGCTCTGCTATCGATGGGCGATGACGCTCTATTTCGCCTATGGCCTGAACATGGACCGCGCCGGCATGCGGCAACGCTGCCCGGGCGCGATCGCGCTTGGTCCCGCCGTGCTCGAACGCCATCGCTTCTTTATCGGTCTGGCCGGGTGGGGCTCGGTGCGAACGGCGCCGGGCGCGCGGGTGCATGGCGTCCTATGGCGTCTCACGCCGCGCGATCTTGCCGTGCTGAATGCCTACGAACTGTTGCACAAAGGCGTCTATGAGGTCCGCCATGTGCCGGTGCGCGTCGGCGCAAGACGGGTGTCGGCGCTGATCTATCAGTTGAGGCGGCGGCAGGACGGCCGCGCGCGTCCCGGCTATGTCGAGGCTTGCGTCGCCGCCGCGCGTAGTTGGGCGCTGCCTGAGCGTTATGTTCGATCCTTGCAGCGGTGGTCGCCGTCGCGCGGGGCGCGGGCGCGCGCGATCGATGTGCGGGAGGCGTCATGAGCCGCATGTGCCGGCATGTCGTGGTGCGGGGGCGGGTGCAGGGCGTCTATTTCCGCGCCTTCGTCGAAGAGGAGGCGCTCAAACGCGGCGTGCAGGGATGGGTGCGCAACCGGCGCGACGGTTCGGTCGAGGCGCTGTTCGTCGGCGCGGCTGAGAAGGTGCAGGCGATGATCGAGCTATGCCGCCGCGGCTCGCCGCCGTCGCGAGTCGATGCGCTGGAAGAGCGCGATGCGCTCGCGGAAGAGATCGACCTATGTCGGCCGGGCGACGTATTCTCCGTGTTGCCGACGGTCTGAGCGCCGAACGTTAGCGTGCAACGGTGCCGCGGAAGGCGGCCGCCAGCGCGCGCAAAGCGGCGCGGGCGCGCGGATCGGATACGCGGCTGTGAAGCACCGCGCTGGAGCTTCCGAGAGACGGCAGACCGAACTGCGGCCCCACATCGATGACGCCGGGCGGCGCGATGCGTTGCGCAAGCGGCGCCACGGCGAGACCCGCGGCGATCGCGGCGGCGATGGCCGTGACACCGCCGCCGGTGAACGCTTCCACCCACTCACGCTTGGCCTTTTCCAGGGTGCGGATCGCATGGGCGCGCACGCCGCAGGGCGCCGCCAGCATGGCGAGCCGCAGCGGTTCGTGTGACGATTGCCGATAACCCGGCGCGGCAAACCAGCCGAAACCGTCTTCGAACAATGTCTCGCCGCCACGGCGATGACGCTCACGCCGCACGACCACGGCATCGAGAGCGCCGGCGTCGAATGCCGCGATGAGATCGCCGGACAGGCCGATGCGGACATCGAGCCGCAGCGCCGGGTCGAAGCCGGCCATCCGCGCGAGCAGCGGCGCGAGGTCCGGACCGGCGACGTGGTCGCTGAAGCCGACGGTCAGCCGTCGCGGCGCGTCGTCGGGTGCCAAAGCGCGATCGTGCGCGGCCAGCAGATCGCGCGCGCGGGCGAGAAAGGCGGCGCCCGCATCGGTGAGGCGCACCGAGCGCGGCGTGCGTTCGACGAGACGCGCATCGAGGCGCTGTTCCAGCCGCTTGATCTTCAGGCTGATCGCCGATTGCGTCACGCCGACCGTCTGCGCCGCCCGGGTGAAACTGGCGAGGTCCGCCACCAGGGCGAAGGCGCGCACCGCATCGATGTCGAGGGCCGGGGAGAGATTTGTAGTTGTTATCACTGATATCACTAATCATGAGATAGTGAAATCATAGCCCGGGGCCTAGAAAGGTGTCCATCGCTTTCGATGGAGACATGTCATGCCCCTCATCACCGTTACCGTTTCCAGCCCGCATCCTCAGATGCCGGCAAAGGCCGCGATCGCGGCGGAAGTCAGCCGCCTGTCATCGAGCATCCTGCACAAGGACCCGAACGTGACCGCGATCATCGTCTCGACGGTGCCGCCGGAAGACTGGTTCTGCGGCGGCCGGTCGCTGGCCGAAGCGCAACGCGCCAGCGTATGGCTCGACATCCACATTACCGACGGCACCAACACCAAGGACGAGAAGGCGGCCTTCATCGCGGAAACCTACGCGGCGTTCGGACGGCTGCTCGGACCGCTGCACGAGGAAAGCTATGTGCACGTCCACGATGTGCGCGACGACGCCTACGGCTTCGGCGGCCTCACGCAGGGGCGGCGCTATATCGCGCGTCAGCTCGCGGTACCGGCCTCGGCGGCGGCCTGAGCCGCCGCGGTCGCGCCGAACAGCTCCTCGAACGCGGTGCGCATCGCCATGTCCACCTCGGCCATCGAGACGAGATGGCCGAGATCGGCGAGGCTGGTGACGCCGTAGCGCTGCTCCTGCACGCCGCAGGGCACGATGCCCGTGAAGTGCGACAGGTCCGGCTCGACGTTGAGCGCGATGCCGTGCAGCGTCACCCATTGCTTCACACGGATGCCGATGGCGGCGATCTTGTCCTCGTAGCCTTCACCTTTGTCCGGGCGGCGCACCCAGACGCCGACTCGGTCCTCGCGC from Pseudolabrys taiwanensis includes:
- a CDS encoding MgtC/SapB family protein, with the translated sequence MDIDQLLYRLAVALGIGLLTGLERGWQTREAMPGSRAAGIRTFALCGVLGGLTAALGQATGSAEGTALVLGIGFAAYAAVVALFQREANRAADTYSATTLVAALLTYILGAYAVLGDTRVAAAAAVAVTGILAAREDMHSLVARLTWPELRSTLVLLAMTLIVLPLLPDTPIGPAGSVNARDVWLIAIVLAGVSFVGYGAVKMFGAERGVLLAALAGGLVSSTAVTMTSARRAAAGEGSAELLTAGVAIASAVSFLRVLAIAAAIKPDLVALLAAPLVAATVAACVYAAITATWRVKEGDGRAQRPAEFKNPFSFWPVVGFALFLGAVIVLGRVVGERYGAQGALLGALAVGLADVDSITVSLSRLVPQPLSALDATQAILAAVASNMMAKLVAGAAIGRHRFAVELTIVTALCYAAALVGLWGAALMTGR
- a CDS encoding acetyl-CoA carboxylase biotin carboxylase subunit, with translation MFKRILIANRGEIACRIIKTARKMGIETVAVYSDADKDALHVEMADAAVHIGPPPAAESYLIIDKIIAACKATGAEAVHPGYGFLSEREAFPTALAANGIVFIGPNPKAIAAMGDKIESKKAAAAAKVSTVPGHLGVIEDDNEAIAIAEQIGYPVMIKASAGGGGKGMRIAHSKAEVAEGFARARSEAKSSFGDDRVFIEKFIVDPRHIEIQVLGDKHGNVIYLGERECSIQRRNQKVIEEAPSPLLDEATRKKMGEQAVSLAKAVGYDSAGTVEFVAGQDKSFFFLEMNTRLQVEHPVTELVTGIDLVEQMIRVAAGEKLSITQSDVKLSGWAVESRVYAEDPYRNFLPSTGRLTRYRPPAERVEAGVTVRNDTGVYEGGEISLYYDPMIAKLVTHAPTRLAAIEAQADALDAFVIDGIRHNIPFLSALMAHPRWQSGKLSTGFIAEEFPQGFHPHPPEGERADVIAAVAAAVDHVLGERKRQISGQIAGKAVTRESQRAVWLGEHEVRLEVKRENGTIAVQLGGQGAWRHLASDWKPGDPIWNGAIDGKAVAVQVRPIPNGFVLAYRGVETKAYVYTEREAAYARLMPVKQAADTGKLVLCPMPGLVVSIAVKEGQEVKAGETVAVVEAMKMENVLRAEIDGTVKKINAKPGDSLAVDAVILEFA
- a CDS encoding SDR family oxidoreductase gives rise to the protein MSVQELPAQEQQRQPGREDKMWPEPEYTPKYSGVGKLTGKVALITGGDSGIGRAVAVAMAREGAKIAIVYLDEHKDANKTQAAVRQEGSDALLLPGDVGDEIFCEAAVDATIEQFGRLDILVNNAAEQHETEDVREIDADQVERTFRTNVFSFFYMTKHALRHMPKGGVILNTTSITAYQGHKTLIDYAATKGAIVSLTRSLSEALSEKGIRVNAVAPGPIWTPLIPASFDPEHVAKHGTSVPMQRAGQPNEVAPCYVFLASDDASYISGQVLHPNGGNVVGS
- a CDS encoding gamma-glutamylcyclotransferase family protein is translated as MTLYFAYGLNMDRAGMRQRCPGAIALGPAVLERHRFFIGLAGWGSVRTAPGARVHGVLWRLTPRDLAVLNAYELLHKGVYEVRHVPVRVGARRVSALIYQLRRRQDGRARPGYVEACVAAARSWALPERYVRSLQRWSPSRGARARAIDVREAS
- a CDS encoding acylphosphatase; translation: MSRMCRHVVVRGRVQGVYFRAFVEEEALKRGVQGWVRNRRDGSVEALFVGAAEKVQAMIELCRRGSPPSRVDALEERDALAEEIDLCRPGDVFSVLPTV
- a CDS encoding LysR family transcriptional regulator; translated protein: MITTTNLSPALDIDAVRAFALVADLASFTRAAQTVGVTQSAISLKIKRLEQRLDARLVERTPRSVRLTDAGAAFLARARDLLAAHDRALAPDDAPRRLTVGFSDHVAGPDLAPLLARMAGFDPALRLDVRIGLSGDLIAAFDAGALDAVVVRRERHRRGGETLFEDGFGWFAAPGYRQSSHEPLRLAMLAAPCGVRAHAIRTLEKAKREWVEAFTGGGVTAIAAAIAAGLAVAPLAQRIAPPGVIDVGPQFGLPSLGSSSAVLHSRVSDPRARAALRALAAAFRGTVAR
- a CDS encoding tautomerase family protein; the protein is MPLITVTVSSPHPQMPAKAAIAAEVSRLSSSILHKDPNVTAIIVSTVPPEDWFCGGRSLAEAQRASVWLDIHITDGTNTKDEKAAFIAETYAAFGRLLGPLHEESYVHVHDVRDDAYGFGGLTQGRRYIARQLAVPASAAA